The window AATATTACGTGTCTAATATTAGAATTTACGTGGTGGTAAATACTCCAAGAAATTAATGAAACAGTTAGAAAAAGGATAAAAACAGGACCACACTACATTATCTAAGTTGAGAGTGGTACTTGTTATGTTAAGGTGTACCATTGTGCAGAGAATAATCAATGAAAGCTGCCACTCCTCTCTTTTTTGTTTAGTTTGACCGGCCCATTCAACATTTTTCTAAGACATATATGCactagatttttttatttttatttttataaatatggcttataacctgagtatctgttctacaaACTCTCTAGACAAGTCAGGGTCCAACTCAGGATCTGGGAGGACAGAACGGGTGAGTATCTGCATTAGATTTATACTATTAAAATTATCGATTTACACACCTAAAACGGATGATTTGCACTGAAACAAGGATTTTTAGCATTAAAATTACCGTTTAATTTTTCCAGAATatgtcattttaattttttcagagGTAACTGTTATGAACTGAAGAAATGAtcatatatgcatacaagtatTACAAAATGCAACTCAATCTATACAATGATATCATGAATTTGATTACTATGAATAAGGAATACTTAGCCGAACCTATGCctttttttattgattaataatatttaatttcaattttcttttACCAGTAACGttctctttttcaattttaagcaATCCATTTAGTTTAATATCTAGTATGATGATTTTTTTCCATCGATTATGTTATGGACATGTTTGGCGTGAATTATTGTCGATAACAGagatttatttttagaaaaaattcacatgcataaaataatttttaatattaaatattgaataattattaacatttttcatttacaaaacgAATCaattattttcaataaaaaaatttgatattcaCCTATTTttctgagaaaaaaaaaaggaataaccAAGCTGAGGCCATAAAttccattttcattttttttataattttacctTGTTCTGAAAAAATTTGCGAATATGTCTTTAAGTCAAATATTGCAACTAAATGGGGATTTACTATTtgtaacaaaatatatttaaaacaaaaaataataaaatgtaacTTCTTTTCTCGATTATTTGTCTTTCGCTATAACAACAACTGCCAAAAACAACTAAATGTAATTTCCTTTCTCGTTTCTTCTCCTTTCCTTACCGTAGATATACAACATTGTTGCCGCCGGTACTACGAAATGTATAGGCAGCGGTCGGGCGTGTGAATCGAGGTGGAAAGTTGTAATAATTATATGCATAGGATTCAATTGAgccaaaaaaaatgtatattagaTTATTTTGGTTGTATGATTGTTTTTAGAGCAACTTCAATGGTgttacttattttaaactcctaaaatataatatattaatggtaagtataaaattattttactcTAACGGTATTCCCTGTAATTAtccctatatttgaaaaaaataggGTGAGGTTCATATTAGAAACCATATTAAGTTATAACTTAGAACTCATATAAAATCATTAGATTATTGTTAAATCAATGGTTATGATCAAATACTGcatttaatattagttatttaatttcCTTTTTACTTGATTGTAGGTAGTTAATGAGTGCATTAATtacatgtattaaaatttaatattagacTCTAATCAAATTACTTGTTATTCTCCCTCCAATGTTCTGCGACAGTAGTTCCAATGTGCTGCAGCAATATcagtataattatttaataatattattgtataatGTTTAATTTACTATAACAGTATTTGCGTTGCttacaaaaatattacatataaaatcaatttttattatattaatatatgttccccAGCAGTATGATTTGATAATTCGTATATAAGATCTTTATACAAATATTCTGCAGCGGTACAAGCCTACAAGTTATatggtaaattatataatttaagaaagtttatataatttaagaaaGTTTACATTAATCATGGAATTAAATATTGTGATGAAGGTTCTAAGGTTCCAAGACTAAGAGGTTCTATGTGGAATGTAACccgaaaaaaataatattttattagaacttTCACTATGATGGGGAGGATAAAAAAAGGagggaaaatgaaaaatgaaagaaaatgataAAAGGAGATGAGGTGGATGAATTAGGGGCTTATTTTTCTATCCCAAAATAAggggttttgttttctctcacctaaaaattTTAGGTAAGGAGAGAAGGGTTGGAGTGAACAATTTTTACTTAAATCTCTATTCTTGTCCACATAAACTCATTATAGGTAAGGGCGATGGTTTAGAATATTAGAATTAAAGTTATAATTTTAGCTGATctgtttctttattttaaaaattagtccCATTAATTATTGTTAATAAATACTTGAAATCCAATTCAATTGTTTTTGATTAATTCGTTGGGCCAGACACTCGTTTAAGTTGAATTATCCTTTAAATTTAATTGGATTtatattcaagattttttttctaatttgaagtcgcataaatgccactttcgtaattttttcttcaaaaatgatattttttataaatcttatttagaagattgtttaaaaaaaatccccaaactactgtatttttgaaaaaatcgtTTAAACTTGCCCTAACCCCGGGAGTCCATttagaattttgaattttccCAACCACTCCTAAAGCCATCTCCAAACAGTGGAACCAGTTTATGGCCTAAATTTTGGTCCAAATTTAGAGCGAACCATCTTTCCATTCCAACAGTCTAAATTttggtccaaattcatatatcaatattttattcttctaacaatttttatattattattctaatctttttagcaataatataagatttcatattaatattaaactcaataaattcattaaattagaaaaataaagaaaataaaagaaaatttaacattttatttaattaactaaaataaaatttacaaagattcAATATTACTCCGAATTGATATATGTTCCCACAAATACTCAATTAATGCATCTCGAAGTGCAATATGagcttttttatttctttttatttattgataTCGTCCAAGAAATTATTGAAATCGAGCATTTTAATGTgttgttaatttgaattattttgagattatttaactttattatatttcataataataaatatgattatttaagtaaaatatattaaatataatttataaataatttaataattatattaacataaaatcatttgattaactaaatataaaaagataaaaagttattattatattattaaaaaaaaaattaggtcgGTGAATAGTGCCGGCCTAAATTTAGACCAGTACCGTTCACCGACTTAAATTTGCACCAAGATTTAGGCCACTGTTGGGAGGATTTAGACCGAAACCGGCCCAAATTTAGAACTTTAGGCCAACTCATCCAAATCTGGATCACCAAATGATCCAAATTTAGGGCGGTATCCAAATCCTATTCCAATCATATGATCCAAATATAGATCCAAATTTACTCAtccttataatattcatatactttgattttaaatattttataaaatgattaactaatttcatcattaattataataataaaattaacgactagacaaagataaaatattacaaaataattcaaaaaagttaaaacggtgcataaaaataatttaaaagcatttaaatattacattaaaatacTTATTCTCagaattagtatatttttccCACAAATGCTCAATAAGTGTATTTCGAAATTCAAGATGGgcaatatttatctttaatttttcTATAGCGATTGATAAaatgttgaaattttaatttataattaatatttattttaattatattctaatcttaattaatctatctttaataacattaacaaaatcatcaaataataaaaataataatattttaatgttaaaaaaatttggatcagtgaatagtagtgatccaaatttggaccagtactattcactgatccaaatttggatcactttttagtCCATAGTTGGAGTGGTTTGGGGCAGAACTGTCCCAAATTTAGATTTTTGGATCAGGAGATGCCTTAGGCTATTATTGGATTTGCCCTAATGCAATCATACAAGTCCCATCATTACAAATGATTAGGGCTATTCACTCCTGAAAGGAGTTAGTCAAGTCATCTTAACTTAATCCAATTAGGTGCATAGGCCACTCAATCACGTGACTATGCAGACTTTATTGCACCTGCCCAGAAATTGCACCTTGGAGTTTCTCATACTCTTGTGACTTTTGCCCACCCTACACAACCTTTTCCTAATTTTACGATGTTCAAATTAACTGAAAAATGGTCCAATTCAGTGAGATGACCAAACAATTAGCTGACGATTAATTATTATGAAATGCTAAATAATTCTACTAATCAACTTTAACAATGATATACATAGTCAGAATTTAATACTgttgattaaaaaatttcatgtaTATACAAAATACAATAGCTTATCTTCAGAAAGAAGAGAAGATTGGCTATCCATAGAATGCCAAATTACATTAATCACTTTATGAAGCCCACATGATCCACAAAAAGGGCAAAACCATGACATCAATATGAACAGAACTTATCACAAGGGTATGTCCATGTATTTGAATCAGTTTCTTTCAAGACAAACAACTTTAAAGATTATAAGAGGCGGCCCCAAAACTCAGATAAGTGCAAGTCTGCAAATTAAGCAATCATCTTTAGCAGCTCTTCACAACTTTCCAGACCATGAAACAAACAAACActgttgtttcaaattactcaGACAAATTATAAGCAATACCCTTGTGTCAACTAGTAAATCTATTTGTTCTGTGTCCTTTTTAACTGCATTTTgctagattttattttatttttttaaatggtAAATGCATGCACACATCTAGTCCGTGACACGTAAGAGGGTAAATAAGTAAAGATACCATTAGCACAACACACATACAGAAAGAGATTTAGGGAGGTACCCTACAAATATGGGGCATGTTGGTGTTTTGATCTTGGACTGCAGTTAGTGCCTGTCCCAAATGGAAAGGGAATCTTAGAGACTTGTTTCAAACTCTCAACATATGTAATAAAGGCCGCATAAACTGAACACTTGGGAACCTTTGGGGGGCATTATTGAGAATGCAACTTCACTAACCATCCAAATCAAAAGGTTAAAAATAGTCATATGGATCTGAGGAACCAACCAAAGACAACAGACCATTCTCTTTAAGCTGGCAATGATAAAGACAACACACTTGGAACTGATTAAGAAATCATGTGGATGCTCATTAAATCTCATTTACATGGATTTGTATCAATAATTAGTGGATAATACAAAAAAGTTATACAAGGTTGCAATAATTGTAAAAGTTAGTGTGAGCATGACAAACTTGATCTGCCAAGTAATTTACAAATTGAAAAAACATGATGTCTTGGAGACTTGGAGTCTTTGACTAGATCTCATTCAATGATGGCAGATCATGCACAGAAGAACAGATTTGACCATGTACAAATCACAATAACAAGATAAAAGAAGATGTTACATCCCAGCTAATAAACAAAATAGAGTAGTTTTTTTAGATAATATGCCAGGGAATCTTGTTTATGCTAATTTTCTTGTAGCAAGGCCTTTGAAGAAGTCAAAAGTGTAGCAAATTTTGTAACAAGCACATTACTTGCATTTGAACTGCTAATACACCGGCCCAGAAACTAGAAGCCACACATACAGGGGTAACTAAGGAGATGTACAAAGAGCCCAAGGTGCCTGAATTAATCTGTTAATACTAGGCCACACAACGAGGGGCAGTAGTATCTTCCCTCCAATCCTTCCCACCTGGTCGGTCCGTGTACAATTATCGACCTAATGTCGACTAGACAACATTAGTACTGTGCCAAGTTAACAGACCAGACCAGCAAGTTTGCAAATCATGTCTCTCACAGAAATATAATGGACGTGTTTGGCAACCATGTCATTTGAAAATAAGCCTTAATCTTTTTtggaaaatgtatttttttataatttttttggatattaAATGTGAAAGAGGTGTTTCATATTcgttatttggaaaaaaaaaaagcttatttcagaaaaaataatatttttatgtacttttattcagaaataagtttttatttctgaaaaaataaATGTAGCCAAACAGCCCAATATGTCCCATGTTGCCGTCAGTGGCGGATACAGAATTTTACGAATGGTGTGTCACTGATTAATAATCAAGatattaaaaatgtatttttaacCTTTAACATTAAGATTATAGTGCTTCTGAGTTCTGACTCTTAGTAATACACTATATTtaacctcaaattaacaaactactccctccgttccctccatttctttacattttcctTTGTGGGGTGTCCCAtctaattttttacatttcaaaacttacccaaaatagttaatgggtcccaccacttcttcacctttctttccttttcacactacttttactctactatcttctttttatacattaaaaatcaatgggtcccaccacttcacccacttttccttctcttttccactactttatacatatttcttaatctccgtgcccaacccaaatgataagaaatgagagggacggagggagaatAGGCAACTCGACATAAAAAGAAACCTCTCTTTGACAATTTACAAACATATAAAGTGTTATAAACTTATTTTTGGCATTAGCAAAATGCAACAAATGAGAGAACATTGGAAAGTAGGTGAAGAGCACAACCCTCATTTGTATCCGCTCGCAGAAAAGAAAAAAACCTTTGCTTAAAAATAATGGTGTCACGTGACACACCATGCACTACACTACATCCGCCAGTGGACTTGCCGTCTTGGTGAAATTCATCCATTTATTATCATCACCAACAGGCCAAGGTTAAGTTGCATGTCAAACCTTAAAGCAGAGAGAATTCCTCTATATAGACCCTCTGTCTTTTACCTTTTACCTGCATTCACCAAAATATTATCCTCGACCCTTATTAGAAATCTGAAAACAACTAACATCTTATTAGTTCTGTACTTTATAAGTAGTAAGCTCGTCTGCACAATCAACGGGGTTGCAAATTATTTTGCGTGTCTTGAGacttaaaaaacaaaataattgacTTCGAAATATACTTTCTGATCCTTCAGGAAAATGAATTCAGAGGATATCTTTTCGGAAGATGTTGATTTTGAAGAATAGTTACTGGATtcttttttttcagaaaatgaatTTCACAAACATATTTTTCTGGAAACTATGGTGCTAATATCTCTTGTATCATTtaagtattataaaaaataatgtgaaaTGTTTcacttcaaaatatattttcttctaaaaatcctctttaaaatttattttacttttctagaaaataatataattggCACCATACACCGCCTATGGGCCATGTGCCTCGCCCTCGGCCCAAACTTCCGTCTCGGGACCTTTAATAGCCCTTCATAAAGCGCTAATGATTCGCACATATAAAATGCCGCATACCAACAAATTGTTTTCTCGCGAACTCGTTCGATATTTGTTCGGATGTGATTGACACACACATGACTGATACATTAATGATGTCAGTCACCACCTCCAGCCATTGAAAACTCCTAGTTAAAAAGTCCTTTAGTTAAAAAGTGAGTTAAGTCCCTTAATTAGAAAGTGAGTTGacatatttaaaatacaaaattttagtcTAACAACTCAAAAAATTCAACTCAAACCATACTCAGCTGTTGTCCATAATTTTAGTCGACCTATCGTGGATGactaaattatagccaatactATTGAAGCCAAATGTCTTACCTGttaagcaaattttacataatatcttacagttctatttagccaacgattatagtcaaCTCAGATGGCCAAATAAGGAGAAACATTCGTCATATCACATTATAGACATGATCACCATACACATACgatctaaaataaaattactgtACAAGctaaattatcatatatttacatTCATGTTCTTGTCCTCACTGCAACAAACAGGCCTTGGCCTTCCTGGTACATAGTTTACACATACCTCGAACGAAGCAACGTCCAAGGTGGTTCcaataactaaatttacaaTAGACCCTCACTTTATCTAAAACAACCACTAAATTCTGGCAAACAAGACGAGCTTAAGACTAAAAAAGTAGAAAACACATAGCCAACAAAACTCAAGCCAAAGATGAGGCATAAAATCAACCAACTTATCATGAACTCCATACCCCAATACTTTCGGCCATAAGTAACTTATCGATACTAACTTTCTCCCCAAACCTATAAGAAAACTTGAGCAATCCCTGCGAATTCACGCAGCCTTTCTGAACCGGATAATTAACTATAGCACTCCCTCCCAACGGATACGCATACTCATAAAGCTCCTTCATCGACAAGTGCACTTCACCGATATATCGATCTCCCAGCTTTCTTTTGCAGTAGAGCTTTATCACAAGCATGCTACTGTGATGTTCCACTACACTCTCACTTATGGTATAGTTCATCGTAAAATTCCATGCAGGATTCGTCCTGCTATGCCTGTCCACCGGGGTTCTCTTCTCCGAATCACCCTGATTCCCGATCGAAACTCGAGCGTACACTTTCATCTTGCATATTCTCCGAACATTTTCGAGATCGATTGCGGAGATTAAATTTATCTCGAATTTTCTGCACTCCATAGTGTGTGTGTCTGAATTAAACAACATGAAGGTAGTTGTTGTTATGAATGGAAGTGTGGGATTTTATATTTGAGTTGCGTGATTGAGTGAGGAGGTGTGGAAAATTTGGCAAGTTGACTTGGATATTGGAAGGAACTCTCCGGGTAGATTACTCATTGGTTATCTGGTATTCTAGTTTATTGACAAGTGAGAGTTGATTAATTTATAGGAGACTTTGATAAAAACAAGTTGCGTTATAATACAAACATGAATTTGTTGaggaaataatttattttgaaaaatgtttGGAAATTATTTGCATGCAACgtaaatatgtatatagtatactGGGTTGAGGGACCCAAAATCGACTGCAATTTATGATGATACCAACGTTAGGGACAGAAGTTGATTAATTTATGGTTTAATTTTGTTGGTGTTATAGATTTATAATGTACTTGTCTAGCCTGAAAAAGATATCAAGTTATCTATAATGGCTATGCAAGACCAGAGATGTTGACTGCTAAACTATCGACGCACCTATAAACTTAATATATTCGATTCatagttttgtaatttatatataaaaggcTTAACTGGGGCATTATAAACTGGCATTGCAATTGAATCACGGtatttatttacattttacaCACTTTCTGAATACAACCCAGAAAAAGGCGCAGGGGTCATGATTCACATCTTCTTAATTATGAAATGTTTGCTTGAGAACATTATTATAAAAACTTTGTAAAATTTCTACAAAATAATTTGATGAGATGTTCTAGACAAGCAGTGACAGCCAATTCAAACCTGGGCATGGAATTCTGCATTCATTTGCAGAAATTAGGGCCATTCTGAAATTCACTCACGTGTAAACACTCTCTGCATATTGAATAGAGTGGATTATTTGAACATTATTTAGTTTGTTAGATGACATTTATGTACAGAAGATAAAGCCAGGATAGGTAGAATTTTAAATATCTCAACATAATGATGGTTGACCTATAGATACTAGTTTATGGTTTTCTTGGTAGAATGTTTTGTTGCAGTTTCGCCTCTGCAGCAAACTCCAAAATTGAATGTTCTTCGGCTTTCTACGCTGGGTTTTGTGAATATTTATGCAGGGCGATCCGATTACCaaatgaattttaagaaaacTGTTGGTGATGATTACCTACAAAACACGGAACTAGTGAAAAAAAATAGCTGAGACTGAGTTGCGTACTAGGTCGCTCCGATTCTGCTCTGGGTGCAAGCAGTGTGTAACAGtatcccaggataaaacagcattTCTTTCAATTTGTCAATCGAGTCTTGCACTAGGATTGATTGGactaatagtttttttttttttgcaagaaATGGTGATCATTGCATCATCTATTTATATTGAGGTGAGTAGAACATTTCTGATGTAATCAAAACTGATGTCTTAAACGGGTTTTACTAAAACATTATTCAtgtatttttattctatttaacaAACAACTGATTTATTACAGAAAAAATACGCTTTCGTGTGCGTTTCTCTACAAATAAATACT of the Daucus carota subsp. sativus chromosome 4, DH1 v3.0, whole genome shotgun sequence genome contains:
- the LOC108217377 gene encoding protein SRC2, producing MECRKFEINLISAIDLENVRRICKMKVYARVSIGNQGDSEKRTPVDRHSRTNPAWNFTMNYTISESVVEHHSSMLVIKLYCKRKLGDRYIGEVHLSMKELYEYAYPLGGSAIVNYPVQKGCVNSQGLLKFSYRFGEKVSIDKLLMAESIGVWSS